ttcgtaatcactgcccctgTTACACTGTACAAACAACTCATGATTATATCGGTACATGTCGACATGCcaacattcaaatgtttaagGTTTACATAGAGCTTTTGACCTTTTGCCCTATAAGTCATACTGTTAACAAGAAGCGTCCTCGATGACTAATGTGATCAgttatttgtttctttgttcGTGGACGCTAGTATAACAGTGTGGCTTTAACACCATCAACCGAAAACTGACTGCATTGCTTTGCATTACTAGAGACGTACTGCACTGTCAATGAAAACTGCACAAACGCCGTGGATGTGGCTGACGGTGAGAGGTGGCGGCTGTGTGATGGTGATGGCCCTGGGAGCTGCAACCCCAGGAAGGGTCGGCTCGAGGTGGAGTACCAGGGCGTCTGGGGCACTGTGTGTGATGATTCGTTTTACGGAGCCATCGGTACCATCAACATGAACATTGCTTGCAGAATGTTCGGCTACATGGGCGGGTACGTGTACAGTTCAGCCAGTTTAATAGGTCTAGATATACGCTCTTCTAGATACTGATGCGTTTAAAGACAATACTATTATATATACTTTACTGAATACAAGCAAGGTCAACCTCCTTATATTAAGAATACTCAATTCAAGTCAATTGTGATTCATCTGCACGAAAGAGTAGACttccatgtatatttttttccagttaATATGACgcttaaaacaataaatttcagAGTCTAAATTTACAGTGTTATTTTGGTATTATCATAATAGCAATCTTACTTAAGTGTAATATCAGAGTATAATTCCATCAGATATGTCAAAGCATCTTATACCCGGATTTTTTTCCCAGAGCCGACTCACTAGCAGACGATTACAACCGTGCCTATTTCGGCGAGGGTGTGGGGACGATCTGGCTGGACGAGGTGTATTGCACGGGTACAGAGACACTGCTGTCCAGTTGCCAGAACATGGGGTGGGGCAACAACGACTGCGGTCACTTAGAGGACCAGGGCATTGTGTGCAATTAAACAGGTGTCCCAGACATGTAGTGTCAGGAGACAAGGACCCTGCAATCTACATGCGCATGACCTGTATCTGCACGATGTGTTTCTAACTGTACCCGATGTACAACTACGTGAATTCTGGATGTCTGATGACCCTATGTTAGTTTGGTATAGTTAGAAAGGTTTTTgtatgtaaagaaaaaaaacgtgcGAAAAGGGTAccgtaaaaaaatacaaacaagcaTTTTTGGTTCTGAAAATATTGCGGAATAGGTCATTTCATGTCTGCTGTCAGAAGAATTACTGAACCACATAATAGACTCTGATGACGTTGTCTATATTGTTCTTCTGGtcatttttacatataagtaattAGCAAGCTAAATACTGTCACATAATAGGGTCACCAGAtttcaaatgttaacattatcGCCAATGGCGCATGCAATGACGAGCTTAATTGTACATCGGATACTCTGATTGAATTCGGACATCTGGGGTCGTGTCTATGAAGTATCTTTTACATTCTATACATGAACTTGAATAAACGAgcctttcttaatcattaagatattacttagaaaacaacctcaaTAGCTGACACATGTCAGGAGGCGGACCTTTACAAAACCCCGCttaagttgaaattcttaatgactgcctttctgcaatttcgtttgctgtaaatgtaggttgtattctaatgaacattatagttttaaacttttcattagTTGTTTAATATATCTAAACATTTAACTAGATGTATCGCGAATACGACCCCAGAACTCCAATCGTTTTGTATGAACCAAGAAATCAGTTTATAAAAAATGCACTACATGTTATCACAGATGTATTCTTCACAAAAACTAACCAGACCTGACGTCAATGGAGTTTTAGACGCACGATGATTCTTAAGCACggatattctttttaaatttgtggTATTCGTAGTCGCGCATACGATAGTGGAGCACGTGCATTTTTTGATTATTCCGAAAATCTCGCACGGACTATATAATTTGATAACAAAAGGTTTTGACCGTCAGACTCAAACAAACCGAGATCAAACAaagataagatttttttttgtagcAACAAGGGCACCAGAACGGTTTCAAACTCTCGTCTGTTTTTCTGAGTTTGCCAAGGGGCATTACTCAACATTTCAATTAGCCAGAGTTATCTGCATTGCGACTGTTATTGTTATTAGTAAATTTCATATGAGTAGGTTGAATGGCTTTAAGTTTGTACAATTTTACAGTGATTCTGACGTATGTTTGTGACTATTTTCTTGTTACATATTATGCATAcactttttgttgttgttgtggtttgtttgcttaaaaataaatgtcaaagtTAGAAAGAATTGCACAATcccattgtttatacaatttgagttttaatttatcatttaaagttgTAAACATCATTAATATTACTTTGATTGCATAACATTTCGTTCAAATGTTGACTAAAAAGGAATTTATTACTACAATCAACGATATAAAAACAATTCCACGTTAAACAAactttgtacatgtttttcttatttgtcaAGCGAGATCAATCGATTTATGGTTTCGAGAATGTTTCAATAGCACGTTTTCAAGTAAATTAGAGAAGCAAAACTAAAATATGATAAGAAGTACTGTGTTTTGATTCGAGTAAAATGGAtgtttgcagattcggatttcatgTGGCAccagccgagtaaaatcaaaatctgctgAAATCCATGAGAGTCAAATACGACATTTCGAATTAAAACgcagaacaaataaaaaaataagtataaaactTATGGCTAAAATCCCCCAGActaagtgtttaaaatataataattgaagGATAAAACGAGGGAAAAGTTCACCTACGACATTCAATCCAATGGATGAACGAAAACATATCTCCGCGGGATTTATGTTGTTTCTTAAGTGTGCAAGACGGTTTGCACGGCACggtattataacataaaagaaTTCCACCGACAGTGCAGAACTGCTTTTGCCCGATCGCTACATGGATTGTGTCGTATACCTGGGTGGGGTCGTATTCCTGGGTGGGGGTCATATATCTGGGTGGGACTCGTATACCTGGGTCGGATCGTATACCAGGGTGGGGGTCGTATACCTGGGTGGGGTCGTATACCAGGGTGGGGTCGTATACCTGGAAGTGATCGTATTTAGGGGTTGGGTCGTATACCTGGGTGAGGTCGTATTGTTGGGTGGGGTCGTATACCTAGGTTTGGTCCTGCAACACATTGTGGTCGTATACCAGGGTGGGGTCGTATACCAGATGGGTTGGTATTCGactttaagttattaaaattatgattataCACAACGAGCAGCAACAAGAGCgctatatattatttcaatcacGAGGGTTTGCTGTAGTCCATGGGATACCGATAGTCTGCAGCCTCGACAAAGTTCAGAGGGTTTGTTGGTTCAACAGAAGGTGGCGTTcacttatttataaattgtaaacCACATCACAGCATTTTGGAATATGgtgatattaatttatttgagaTCGATTGTGAATGCTGGTTTAAGCTGATATAACTCACCATCGAGTACGGATATCCTTTATTTTAGACGCCATGAGCAAGTATCCAACTAACACCTCTTGGGTAAGAGTCGAACACCTATACCATCAGACCACTTTCTACCCCGAAAATATTTCTTTGGCCTGTAGCCTGCCAACCGTGCTGTATGCATCGCCATCGAAACCGTAGCCACAGGGGCCTATACCCTAATATCTTGGAAAGTtgcaagtcaagtcaagtcaatattggTTTATTTTCGGATACCgtgtaacatttaaaacataagctATGTATAGCTTTTTACCGACATGCGACTCCGCGGTTATAGGCTTATCGTTGCCGCGGCCTCAATATCTTGGGAAGATGCGGCTCCGCGGTTATAGGCTTATCGTTGCCGCGGCCCCAATATCTTGGAAAGTTGCGACTAGGGGGTTATAGGCTTATCGTTGCCGCGGCCTCAATATCTTGGAAAGTTGCGACTCCGGGGTTATAGGCTTATCGTAGCTGCGTTCTCACTATCTTGGAAAGTTGCGGCTAGGGGGTTATAGGCTTATCGTTGCCGCGGCCTCAATATCTTGAAAGTTGCGACTCCGGGGTTATAGGCTTATCGTAGCCGCGGCCTCAATATCTTGAAAGTTGCGACTCCGGGGTTATAGGCTTATCGTAGCTGCGGTCTCACCAATATTGAAAGTTGCGGCTAAGGGGTTATAGGCTTATCGTAGCCGCGGCCTCAATATCTTGGAAAGTTGCGACTCCGGGGTTATAGGCTTATCGTAGCTGCGGTCTCACCAATATTGAAAGTTGCGGCTAAGGGGTTATAGGCTTATCGTAGCTGCGTTCTCACTATCTTGGAAAGTTGCGACTCCGGGGTTATAGGCTTATCGTTGCCGCGGCCTCAATATCTTGAAAGTTGCGACTCCGGGGTTATAGGCTTATCGTAGCTGCGGTCTCACCAATATTGAAATTTGCGGCTAAGGGGTTATAGGCTTATTGTAGCCGCGGCCTCAATATCTTGGAAAGTTGCGGCTCCGGGATTATAGGCGTATCGTAGCCGCGGCCTCCAAATCTTGGAAAGTTTCGGCTGCGGGGTTAAAGGCTTTCGGTGGCCGCAGTCTCAATATCTTGAAAAGGTGCGACTCCAGGGCTAAAGGCGTATTGTAGCCGCGGCCTCAATATCTTGGAAAGTTGCGACTCCGGGGTTAAAGACTTATCATAGCCGCAGTCTCAATATTATGAAAAGGTGCGACTCCAGGGTTTAAGGCTTTTTGTAGCCGCGGCCTTAATATCTTGGAAAGTTGCGGCCCCGGGGTTATATGCTTATCGTAGCCGCAGTCTCAATATCTTGGAAAGTTGCGGCTCCGGGGTTATAGGCTTATCGTAGCCGCAGTCTCAATATCTTGGAAAGTTTCGGCTCCGGAGTTATAGGCTTATCGTAGCCGCGGTCTCAATATCTTGGAAAGTTTCGGCTCCGGGGTTATAGGCTTATCGTAGCCGCGGTCTCAATATCTTGGAAAGTTGCGGCTCCGGGGTTATAGGCTTATCGTAGCCGCAGTCTCAATATGTTGGAAAGTTTCGGCTCCGGAGTTATAGGCTTATCGTAGCCGCAGTCTCAATATCTTGGAAAGTTGCGGCTCCGGAGTTATAGGCTTATCGTAGCCGCGGTCTCAATATCTTGGAAAGTTGCGACTCCGGAGTTATAGGCTTATCGTAGCCGCGGTCTCAATATCTAGGAAAGTTGCGGCTCCGGAGTTATAGGCTTATCGTAGCCGCGGTCTCAATATCTTGAAAAGTTTCGGCTCCGGGGTTATAGGCTTATCGTAGCCGCGGTCTCAATATCTTGGAAAGTTGCGGCTCCGGAGTTATAGGCTTATCGTAGCCGCGGTCTCAATATGTTGGAAAGTTGCGGCTCCGGGGTTATAGGCTTATCGTAGCCGCGGTCTCAATATCTTGGAAAGTTGCGGCTCCGGAGTTATAGGCTTATCGTAGCCGCGGTCTCAATATCTTGGAAAGTTTCGGCTCCGGGGTTATAGGCTTATCGTAGCCGCGGTCTCAATATCTAGGAAAGTTGCGACTCCGGAGTTATAGGCTTATCGTAGCCGCGGTCTCAATATGTTGGAAAGTTGCGGCTCCGGGGTTATAGGCTTATCGTAGCCGCGGTCTCAATATCTTGGAAAGTTTCGGCTCCGGGGTTATAGGCTTATCGTAGCCGCGGTCTCAATATCTTGGAAAGTTTCGGCTCCGGAGTTATAGGCTTATCGTAGCCGCGGTCTCAATATCTAGGAAAGTTGCGGCTCCGGAGTTATAGGCTTATCGTAGCCGCGGTCTCAATATCTTGGAAAGTTGCGGCTCCGGGGTTATAGGCTTATCGTAGCCGCGGTCTCAATATCTTGGAAAGTTGCGACTCCGGAGTTATAGGCTTATCGTAGCCGCGGTCTCAATATCTAGGAAAGTTTCGGCTCCGGAGTTATAGGCTTATCGTAGCCGCAGTCTCAATATCTAGGAAAGTTGCGGCTCCGGAGTTATAGGCTTATCGTAGCCGCAGTCTCAATATCTTGGAAAGTTTCGGCTCCGGAGTTATAGGCTTATCGTAGCCGCAGTCTCAATATCTTGGAAAGTTTCGGCTCCGGAGTTATAGGCTTATCGTAGCCGCGGTCTCAATATCTTGGAAAGTTGCGGCTCCGGGGTTATAGGCTTATCGTAGCCGCGGTCTCAATATCTTGGAAAGTTGCGGCTCCGGGGTTATAGGCTTATCGTAGCCGCGGTCTCAATATCTTGGAAAGTTTCGGCTCCGTGGTTATAGGCTTATCGTAGCCGCGGTCTCAATATCTTGGAAAGTTGCGGCTCCGGGGTTATAGGCTTATCGTAGCCGCAGTCTCAATATCTTGGAAAGTTTCGGCTCCGGAGTTATAGGCTTATCGTAGCCGCGGTCTCAATATCTTGGAAAGTTGCGGCTCCGGGGTTATAGGCTTATCGTAGCCGCGGTCTCAATATCTAGGAAAGTTGCGGCTCCGGAGTTATAGGCTTATCGTAGCCGCGGTCTCAATATCTTGGAAAGTTGCGGCTCCGGAGTTATAGGCTTATCGTAGCCGCGGTCTCAATATCTTGGAAAGTTGCGGCTCCGGAGTTATAGGCTTATCGTAGCCGCAGTCTCAATATCTAGGAAAGTTGCGGCTCCGGGGTTATAGGCTTATCGTAGCCGCGGTCTCAATATCTTGGAAAGTTTCGGCTCCGGGGTTATAGGCTTATCGTAGCCGCAGTCTCAATATCTTGGAAAGTTTCGGCTCCGGGGTTATAGGCTTATCGTAGCCGCGGTCTCAATATGTTGGAAAGTTTCGGCTCCGGGGTTATAGGCTTATCGTAGCCGCAGTCTCAATATCTAGGAAAGTTGCGGCTCCGGGGTTATAGGCTTATCGTAGCCGCAGTCTCAATATGTTGGAAAGTTTCGGCTCCGGGGTTATAGGCTTATCGTAGCCGCGGTCTCAATATCTTGGAAAGTTTCGGCTCCAGGGTTATAGGCTTATCGTAGCCGCGGTCTCAATATCTTGGAAAGTTTCGGCTCCGGGGTTATAGGCTTATCGTAGCCGCGGTCTCAATATCTTGGAAAGTTTCGGCTCCGGGGTTATAGGCTTATCGTAGCCGCGGTCTCAATATGTTGGAAAGTTTCGGCTCCGGAGTTATAGGCTTATCGTAGCCGCAGTCTCAATATCTAGGAAAGTTGCGGCTCCGGGGTTATAGGCTTATCGTAGCCGCAGTCTCAATATCTAGGAAAGTTTCGGCTCCGGGGTTATAGGCTTATCGTAGCCGCGGTCTCAATATGTTGGAAAGTTTCGGCTCCGGAGTTATAGGCTTATCGTAGCCGCAGTCTCAATATCTAGGAAAGTTGCGGCTCCGGGGTTATAGGCTTATCGTAGCCGCGGTCTCAATATGTTGGAAAGTTTCGGCTCCGGAGTTATAGGCTTATCGTAGCTGCGGCCTCAATATCTATGAATGTTGCGGCTCCGGGGTTATAGGCTTATCGTAGCTGCGGCCTCAATATCTATGAATGTTGCGACTCCGGGGTTAAAGGTTTATCGTAACCGCCGTCTAAATGGCGATGGGGTCGAGGTTTATTATACCAAGAAACTGTTACCGGCTGTGACACATGACATTACCTACATGTACCTAACAGATTCTCACATAATCCGATGTTTCTTAAGCAACATTTTAGCAAAAGAAGTATTTTTCTTTACGTCTTTCTAAAAAGGAAACAACATCGTGATATTGAACCAGAGACGTTTTCTTTCCTGTacgattttttatatttctcaagacattgtcataatattataattaaagttCAAATAGTTATATTGCATGAATGGCTCTGTAACACACGTTAATAAACTGGAAACGCATTTGGAAAACAAATCGGTGACCAGTGCCATGGTCGTTGTGTATTTTTCTCTGCCAGACCTTTTTTAATAGTTgtaattacattgttttttgGAAAGTTCATCCCAAAATTTCCCTACAAAACAGGACAGTGCAAACTAGTACATTacaaattatacatgtttttttcattaatcattTCAATTCAGCAATCTTAATTCCTCttcaaataaacatgtattgtgTATGTCAATATATACTCAGTAGATGTCATACGAGGGATGAACGcagttaaaatagtttttaatctTCTATGACAGTATCACTGCATGTTGTGCTTCTCCGTAGAATCGTTGTACGTCAATAGATGAAAAGGTAAAACCTAGCCTTACTTTTTATATCAATCTTTTTTATGACAGCACAGTATGAAACTATAGGTAGTTCCATTAAGTATTAATGAAAGTTTATTGAATACTTCTCCAAATAACTTTAACGCTTATTCGAATGTTTGcctttaaagaaatatcaatacaaGATAAACATTTCATGCTGTCAGATAACTGTTCgctgttttctttgaaatgtctaATTGTACtgaaaatgcatttcatctagtttACTCATTGACTGCATTATGGGAAGCAACTCGTACTAAATCGCAGAACAGTCCAGTCCTTTCGTACTGAATCAAGTCACGATCGCCTACGATCAACCTTTTCGATGTCTGACTAGTGGGGCGGCTAAGCATGAAACCGAGCACAAAGGGTTAAAAGCATGACACTTGGCACATATATAAACATCCCCATACTGATTATTTTAAGTCAGCAGCGCCCCCTAGTGAATGGCCGCCAAAATGGCcgaccatttttttcaaatgctttttCTTTGTAACTATATGTCATAACTCATGGTTTGGGTGtctaaatatacatatttcagGCCAAGAAAGCCACAACAAATGATTTATGGagtatttttaattcaaaaaatacttttgtataatttaatatgGCCATTTTTGGCAACATCACCGACGGGTATTTAACGATCATGATCCTGCATGGTATCTAGGAAATACATAAAAGTTACCGGAcccaaaattgtttaatatatggTCTTTCCCCAGTAAGCTTTCTTCCAACGTGGGACACAAGGCTGCAACGACATTCCCTCATCGGGTCGTGTTTGAACCCATCCCATGTGTTTGTTCTAAAAAACCCATAACTCTGCCACCACTGTTCTTAGTTACGTTATGTAGTCCTTACCTCTCTTTTGCCATCCAAAAAGTGTCTGTCGCATGATCACACCAGATTATGTTGTTACTAATTAAAAAGACCGGTCAAGCCAGATAATCCTATTGCAGCAGTTGCACCATCAAAGGATAATGTCTGGTCCAGGAACAACTATGGGAACTGCTCAGTATATAGGAGCTGACCAAGGCTGACTGCATACCATGCTTCCTTACAGCAGGATGAAATAGCTCCTAGTACTGTTGAGGCCCTTAGCTCATGTTCCTTGAATTCGTACAGTCGGAAACCATGATAAAAACACTCGATAAAAATAGCTTAGGCTGCAATAGAATACCTCAACACTGGGCAATTTTCAGTGCTAGTAATGGATCAACCACTGTTTGCAATTGCAAAATCAATCCAGTGCAGTACATGGAGAAGAATATCTTATCATGGTTTGTGGACTAAACATTGAGATAACAGCATTCAAAGTCATTGACGACTGCCATGTTGGAAGTGATTAGGCAACTTCCATCTTTAATGCCGGGATTGCAACCAGTGAAGTCGATGACTCCCTGTTGAAAGCCATACGTTTAACCAGGACAAGGCATGCATAACAGATAGCAGGTGCTGAAATCTGAATCCTGCAGCATGATGCCTAGGACAGATACAACCAAACTATGTTAGCGGAAGAGAACTTACTTTAATGCCGGGATTGCAACGAGTGAAGTAGATGACTCCCCGTTGAAAGCCATACTTTTAACCAGGACAATTAAGGCATGCCTAACAGATAGCAGCTGCTAAAATATGAATCCTGCAGAATGATGCCTACGACAGATACAAACAAACTATGCTAGCGGAAGAGAACTTACAGAGGTGCACAAACTGGTGTGGCAAGATGACAGCAGAGCAaccacattttaaatattagttCGTTATGCTTAAAAtggaaaatgtgtgttttagaTCATCGAAACAATCAGGACAGCAAATTTCTGAGCTACCAAGACTGCGTGCAAAGTTCATCCCATGGGAATTCAGTTTTGACCATATCAATTATGCTATAGATCGGTGCATATCAGAGACATATACTCTCTGTCAGAAATGCACCCTGCCATCTACGAAGAGCTTGTTGCAGGAAAGTTAATTGCACACAAAACAAACTGTCCATTCACGGCCAAAGAGCACTTGATGAAGCACAGGCAAATGCCAATGTGAAAGCTGATGGTTAGGATGTAGGCTTGACAGACAATCCACTTGCGCTACAACGCTGGATGGTTGTAGGCCCcgaaatattaaaaatggtgGCAGAATTTAAAGATGACACCATTCATGGTTCAACTGAACACTTTGAACTACAGCTGTTCAAACCTCATTTTCCAAGGAAGTGAAGGCTATCGTTGAGGTCTTTGAAGAAACGTGAAATCTTTTTAAAGAGAACAGTGGTGACCTGCTTACACTGGACACAAAGCTCATTATGGACTCTGAGGTTCATACAATTATAGAAAAGGCGTACAAAGTGGGCCAGGAGCACTATGACCTTTACGTCAAAGAAAGGTCTGTTGATCAAACAAAGTCAGTCAATGACcgaataatgaaaaataaacttcCAGGTTCGGTTCCATCAATGAAGGAAAAATGTTTCCTGTTTTCCAGATTGTATATTGAATGCCAATCCAGGGAAGGAAATTTTAAAGACTTTTGCAAAGACAAAAAACAGTCATAGCCTCCAACACTCTTGGAAGGTGGACACTAAGATCTGGGAACAAGACATACTTATTTGTAGAGCTCTGGCTTGACCATTACTATTCACCAGGATCCCCACTTCTCTTTTGGTTCTCCAGGATCACTTACTACTCGCCACAATTCACCAGGATCACTCAACACTCGCCACTATTCGCCAGGATCACTCAACACTCATTACTATTCACCAGGATCCCCACTTCTCTTTTGGTTCTCCAGGATCACTTACTACTCGCCACAATTCACCAGGATCACTCAACATTCGCCACTATTCACCAGGATCACTCAACACTCGCCACTATTCGCCAGGATCACTCAACACTCATTACTATTCACCAGGATCCCCACTTCTCTTAATGGTTCTCCAGGATCACTTACTACTCGCCACAATTCACCAGGATCACTCAACATTCGCCACTATTCACCAGGATCACTCAACACTCGCCACTATTCGCCAGGATCACTCAACACTCATTACTATTCACCAGGATCCCCACTTCTCTTAATGGTTCTCCAGGATCACTTGCTACTCGCCACAATTCACCAGGATCACTCAACACTCGCCACTACTCACCAGGATCACCCACTACTCGCAATTGTTCTTAAGGATCACCAACTACTCGCCACAATTCGCCAGGATCACTCAACACTCGCCACTATTCACCAGGATCACCCACTACTCGCCTTGATTCTCAAGGATCACCAACTACTCGCCACAATTCGCCAGGATCACTCAACACTCGCCAATATTCGCCAGGATCACCCACTTCTCGACGCTTTTCACCATTTACTCCCAGCACGATTAACCATTACCACCCATTTCTCGCCACGATTCACCACAATCACCTAAAACTCGCCACAACTCACCAGGACCACAAAATACTCGCCACGATTCGCCAGGATCACTCAACACTCGCCACTACTCACCAGGATCACCCACTACTCGCCATGGTTCGTAAGGATCACCAACTACTCGCCACGATTCGCCTGGATCATTCAACACTCGCCACTATTTACCAGGATCACCCACTACTCGCCTTGGTTCTCAAGGATCACCAACTACTCGCCCCAGTTCGTCATGATCACTCAACACTCGCCACTTTTCATCAGGATCACCTACTATTCGCCTTGATTCTCAAGGATCACCAACTA
The DNA window shown above is from Mya arenaria isolate MELC-2E11 chromosome 6, ASM2691426v1 and carries:
- the LOC128236800 gene encoding scavenger receptor cysteine-rich type 1 protein M160-like — encoded protein: MPKTYCTVNENCTNAVDVADGERWRLCDGDGPGSCNPRKGRLEVEYQGVWGTVCDDSFYGAIGTINMNIACRMFGYMGGADSLADDYNRAYFGEGVGTIWLDEVYCTGTETLLSSCQNMGWGNNDCGHLEDQGIVCN